Proteins encoded together in one Campylobacter peloridis LMG 23910 window:
- a CDS encoding glutathione-regulated potassium-efflux system protein KefB — MNEFLTLFLTAVAVAVVLNVILKKFGIPTIIGYIATGLFVREFYGFSTNEIIIHVAEFGIVFLMFTIGLEFSFKHLLAMKKEVFLNGSLQMLTCGLVCTLLVTYILGVSTHIAMIAGFALALSSTAIVLKILNDSGDINEEYGRKALGILLFQDIAVIPLLLMIDIFSSQNTDISKLLLTTLISAVILLVLLYFIGKYLFTYVLKFIIKTNANEIFIATILFTVIGASFLAHSFGFSYSLGAFIAGALIAETKYKHKIEADLVPFRDLLLGFFFVSVGLQIDFHLVFENWFLIFVFVSLVLLIKFIVIYGLLVLYTRKRVALKTALSISQIGEFALAVFSLMQVNSLLDEKTAQIFIIVSIITMVATPFILNNLRKIANAAEGEQDDMAKFYLCDQKMKDHFIIFGYARLGQEVVQKIKKTGIPYLVLESDLNLVELGRSRNENVFFANVAQVETLKIANIQECSVAIITINNEAKLDMLYQVLSNLDKPIQTVLKTSGSGSKIIFPHTDKHLHIVDAEASIARNLVQEALQCRINTSAAE, encoded by the coding sequence GTGAATGAATTTTTAACCTTGTTTTTAACAGCTGTTGCAGTTGCAGTTGTTCTAAATGTTATATTAAAAAAATTTGGTATTCCTACTATCATAGGTTATATAGCCACAGGCTTATTTGTGCGTGAATTTTATGGTTTTAGCACTAATGAAATCATTATTCATGTGGCTGAATTTGGTATAGTTTTTTTGATGTTTACCATCGGACTTGAATTTTCTTTTAAACATCTTTTAGCTATGAAAAAAGAAGTGTTTTTAAATGGTAGTTTGCAAATGCTAACTTGCGGTTTAGTGTGCACTTTACTTGTTACTTATATTTTAGGTGTTAGCACTCATATAGCTATGATAGCTGGCTTTGCTTTAGCTTTATCCTCTACTGCTATAGTTTTAAAAATCTTAAATGATAGCGGGGATATTAATGAAGAATATGGTAGAAAAGCATTAGGAATTTTACTTTTTCAAGATATAGCTGTCATTCCTTTACTTTTAATGATTGATATTTTTAGCTCGCAAAATACTGACATATCCAAACTTTTGCTTACAACTTTGATAAGTGCTGTTATTTTACTCGTATTACTTTATTTTATAGGAAAATATCTTTTTACTTATGTTTTAAAATTTATCATAAAAACAAATGCAAATGAAATTTTTATAGCTACTATACTTTTTACCGTCATTGGTGCAAGTTTTTTGGCACATTCTTTTGGTTTTTCATATTCTCTTGGTGCTTTTATAGCTGGAGCATTGATTGCTGAAACAAAATATAAACATAAAATTGAAGCAGATTTAGTTCCTTTTAGAGATTTGCTTTTAGGATTTTTCTTTGTTAGTGTTGGCTTGCAAATTGATTTTCATTTAGTATTTGAAAATTGGTTTTTAATTTTTGTTTTTGTAAGCTTGGTTTTACTTATTAAATTTATTGTTATTTATGGACTTTTAGTCCTTTATACAAGAAAAAGAGTAGCGTTAAAAACTGCTCTTAGTATATCTCAGATAGGAGAATTTGCTCTAGCAGTATTTTCATTAATGCAAGTTAATTCGCTTTTAGATGAAAAAACAGCTCAAATTTTTATCATAGTTTCTATTATAACTATGGTAGCAACTCCTTTTATTTTAAATAACCTAAGAAAAATAGCTAATGCAGCAGAAGGTGAACAAGATGATATGGCTAAATTTTATTTATGCGATCAAAAAATGAAAGATCATTTTATTATCTTTGGCTATGCAAGATTAGGTCAAGAAGTGGTTCAAAAAATTAAAAAAACAGGAATTCCATATTTAGTTTTAGAAAGCGATTTAAATTTAGTTGAATTAGGTCGTAGCAGAAATGAAAATGTCTTTTTTGCAAATGTTGCCCAAGTTGAAACTTTAAAGATTGCTAATATCCAAGAATGTTCAGTTGCAATTATTACTATAAATAACGAAGCAAAACTAGATATGCTTTATCAAGTTCTTAGTAATTTAGACAAACCTATACAAACAGTCTTAAAAACAAGTGGAAGTGGATCTAAAATTATTTTTCCACATACAGATAAACATTTACATATTGTCGATGCAGAAGCTTCTATAGCTAGAAATCTAGTTCAAGAAGCTTTACAATGTAGAATCAACACAAGTGCAGCAGAATGA
- a CDS encoding heat shock protein transcriptional repressor HspR has translation MEHSYDEPVYLISVVAKVLSIHPQTLRQYEKEGLVEPSRTDGKMRLYSQKDIDRIKMILRLTRDLGVNLAGVDVILKLKTKMDEFENIIEELRLELDKKTNPSKSRAVVKHRSNFDLIFLENIK, from the coding sequence ATGGAACATAGTTATGATGAACCAGTTTATTTAATAAGTGTTGTTGCAAAGGTTTTAAGTATTCATCCTCAAACACTAAGACAATATGAAAAAGAAGGGTTAGTTGAGCCTAGTAGAACAGATGGTAAGATGAGACTTTATTCTCAAAAAGATATAGATAGAATTAAAATGATTTTGCGTTTAACAAGAGATTTGGGAGTAAATTTAGCAGGAGTTGATGTGATTTTAAAACTCAAAACAAAAATGGATGAATTTGAAAATATAATAGAAGAATTAAGATTAGAACTTGACAAAAAAACTAATCCTTCAAAATCAAGAGCAGTAGTAAAACATAGAAGTAATTTTGATTTAATTTTTCTAGAAAATATAAAATAA
- a CDS encoding HAD family hydrolase has product MINIIFDMDGTLIDSANAIVCAVNEIRADLNLEPLKREFILNTINTPGQNYAKIFYGVDTFSHTSFKEGYEKYFIKHYDQSVVLFDGVLDVLEFCKENGCYMAIATNAPQESLVPILKKQNILSYFDKILGVSYGIEAKPNPMMLNLITNEAKYNKSIFIGDSLKDRLCAKNANIDYIHISWHKEIKELDEANDKITLIEKIQTYIKG; this is encoded by the coding sequence TTGATAAATATAATTTTTGATATGGATGGAACATTAATAGATAGTGCTAATGCCATTGTATGTGCAGTAAATGAAATAAGAGCTGATTTAAATTTAGAGCCTTTAAAAAGAGAATTTATTTTAAACACTATCAATACGCCTGGGCAAAATTATGCCAAGATTTTTTATGGAGTTGATACTTTCTCGCATACTAGTTTTAAAGAAGGTTATGAGAAGTATTTTATCAAACATTATGATCAAAGCGTGGTGCTGTTTGATGGAGTACTTGATGTGCTTGAATTTTGTAAAGAAAATGGATGTTACATGGCTATTGCTACCAATGCTCCACAAGAAAGTTTAGTGCCTATATTGAAAAAGCAAAATATTCTTTCTTATTTTGATAAAATATTAGGTGTTAGCTATGGTATAGAGGCTAAACCTAATCCTATGATGTTAAATTTAATCACAAATGAAGCAAAATATAATAAAAGCATTTTTATAGGCGATAGTTTAAAAGATAGACTTTGTGCTAAAAATGCTAATATAGATTATATACATATATCATGGCATAAAGAAATTAAAGAATTAGATGA